In the Marinomonas algicola genome, one interval contains:
- a CDS encoding YeaH/YhbH family protein, producing MSYIIDRRLNGKHKSSVNRQRFLRRYKTHIKKAVEEAVNSRSIQDLDRGESITIPRRDIHEPVFGHGQGGKGSVVHPGNKEFQSGDRIPKPQSGQGQGGNGSASDSGEGDDDFVFQISQEEFLDFVFEDLELPNLLAKELKEVVEYQIKRAGIVADGTPSKMNIVRSMRNAQARRLVMSASSRKKLHEVEQELIQLQTQEAILRDRKKEATLEQLAEELKQKIARTPFLDTYDLRYNHHIKEPKPSTQAVMFCVMDVSGSMTQETKNIAKRFFILLYLFLKRRYEKIDLVFIRHHTSAKEVSEEEFFYSRETGGTIVSSALKLMENIIKERYPANAWNIYGAQASDGDNWDDDSSTCMALMEDKLIQHMQYYTYIEITPRDHQSLWYAYEQVGARHKASFALRHITELADIYPVFRDLFQRRPHA from the coding sequence ATGTCTTATATTATTGACCGCCGCCTAAATGGAAAGCATAAAAGCAGTGTTAACCGTCAACGTTTCTTACGCCGATATAAGACGCATATTAAAAAAGCGGTTGAAGAAGCGGTTAACTCTCGCAGTATACAAGATCTGGATCGTGGAGAGAGTATTACGATTCCTAGACGGGATATTCATGAGCCTGTCTTTGGCCATGGACAAGGCGGGAAAGGATCCGTTGTTCACCCTGGTAATAAAGAGTTCCAATCGGGTGATCGTATCCCCAAGCCACAAAGTGGGCAAGGACAGGGAGGAAATGGCAGTGCAAGTGATTCAGGTGAAGGTGACGATGACTTTGTTTTTCAAATCTCTCAAGAAGAGTTTTTGGATTTTGTCTTTGAAGACCTTGAGTTACCAAACCTTCTAGCAAAAGAATTAAAAGAAGTGGTTGAGTATCAGATCAAGAGAGCGGGTATTGTCGCAGATGGTACTCCGTCTAAAATGAACATAGTACGATCAATGAGAAACGCCCAAGCAAGGCGTTTGGTCATGAGTGCGAGTTCTCGAAAAAAATTACATGAAGTAGAGCAAGAGCTGATTCAATTGCAGACGCAAGAGGCTATTTTAAGAGATAGAAAGAAAGAGGCCACATTAGAACAATTAGCGGAGGAGTTGAAGCAAAAAATCGCCAGAACCCCTTTTTTAGATACGTATGATTTACGTTATAACCATCATATAAAAGAGCCAAAACCCAGCACGCAAGCGGTTATGTTCTGTGTCATGGACGTCTCTGGTTCCATGACACAAGAAACCAAGAATATAGCCAAACGCTTTTTTATCCTGCTGTATTTATTTTTAAAACGTCGCTACGAAAAAATCGACTTGGTTTTTATTCGTCACCATACGAGTGCGAAAGAAGTGTCTGAAGAAGAGTTTTTTTACTCACGAGAAACCGGCGGTACCATAGTCTCGAGTGCACTAAAGCTGATGGAAAATATTATTAAGGAACGTTATCCCGCGAATGCTTGGAATATTTATGGTGCGCAAGCTTCCGACGGGGATAATTGGGACGACGATTCAAGTACTTGCATGGCCCTAATGGAAGATAAGCTTATTCAGCACATGCAATATTACACTTACATAGAAATTACTCCTCGCGATCATCAAAGTCTTTGGTATGCCTATGAGCAAGTTGGGGCTCGTCATAAAGCGTCTTTTGCTTTACGTCATATTACGGAGTTAGCTGATATTTACCCTGTATTCCGCGATTTATTTCAAAGGAGGCCGCATGCATGA
- a CDS encoding SpoVR family protein — protein sequence MHDLLKAKASKKSKLLSEGADWTFEKIQIYDEAIGKIAAEYGLDTYPNQIEIISSEQMMDAYASVGMPLGYHHWSYGKQFLNVEQNYKRGRMGLAYEIVINSSPCIAYLMEENNMMMQALVIAHACYGHNSFFKGNYLFKTWTDATAIIDYLVFAKKYVQDCEEKYGIEEVELTLDSCHALMNFGVDRYQRPLPLSAEEERNRVSEREAILQQQVNDLWRTVPSALKIIPESEKALCFPSEPQENLLYFLEKHAPLLKPWQRELIRIVRKMAQYFYPQRQTQVMNEGWATFWHYTLMNGLYDKGLVTDGFILEFLQSHTNVVAQPEFDSPYYSGINPYALGFAMYTDIKRICEEPTDEDKQWFPDIAGKPWLEVLNFAMKNFKDESFILQFLSPKLMRDFRLFGLENNAMDSYVEVKEIHNETGYRKLRERLAQQYNLSHREPNIQVQTVNIYGDRRLVLRHIMDSERPLNDDTKEVLKHFHRLWGFDVTLESWNHTELMETFYSKADDV from the coding sequence ATGCATGATTTATTAAAAGCCAAAGCGTCAAAAAAGAGTAAATTATTGTCTGAAGGGGCCGATTGGACCTTTGAAAAAATTCAAATTTACGATGAGGCCATCGGCAAAATTGCGGCTGAATATGGGTTAGACACTTACCCTAATCAAATTGAAATTATCAGTTCGGAACAGATGATGGACGCTTATGCGTCGGTTGGCATGCCTTTGGGATACCATCATTGGTCCTATGGAAAACAGTTCTTAAATGTAGAGCAGAACTACAAAAGGGGGCGAATGGGACTGGCTTATGAAATAGTCATTAATTCGTCCCCTTGCATCGCTTATCTTATGGAAGAAAATAATATGATGATGCAAGCACTGGTGATTGCTCACGCCTGTTATGGTCATAATTCCTTTTTTAAAGGCAATTACCTTTTTAAAACATGGACAGACGCCACCGCCATTATAGACTATTTGGTCTTTGCAAAAAAATACGTGCAAGACTGTGAAGAAAAATACGGTATTGAAGAGGTGGAATTAACGCTAGATTCTTGTCATGCATTAATGAATTTTGGTGTGGACCGTTATCAAAGGCCCTTGCCATTATCCGCTGAGGAAGAACGTAATCGGGTTTCAGAACGAGAAGCCATTCTTCAACAACAAGTTAATGATTTATGGCGAACCGTTCCGTCGGCGCTTAAAATCATCCCTGAATCTGAAAAAGCGCTTTGCTTCCCCTCTGAGCCTCAAGAAAATTTATTGTATTTTTTAGAGAAGCACGCGCCTTTACTCAAACCTTGGCAGCGTGAATTAATTCGTATTGTGAGAAAAATGGCCCAGTATTTTTACCCTCAGCGACAAACTCAGGTAATGAACGAAGGTTGGGCAACTTTCTGGCATTATACCTTGATGAATGGCCTGTACGATAAAGGGCTGGTAACGGATGGTTTTATTCTTGAGTTTTTACAATCCCACACAAATGTTGTAGCACAGCCTGAGTTTGATTCGCCCTATTATTCAGGCATTAACCCTTATGCATTAGGCTTTGCTATGTACACAGACATTAAAAGAATCTGTGAGGAACCTACTGACGAGGACAAGCAATGGTTTCCTGATATTGCCGGTAAGCCTTGGTTAGAAGTGCTTAACTTCGCTATGAAAAACTTTAAAGATGAAAGCTTTATTCTGCAATTTTTATCACCCAAATTGATGCGAGACTTTCGTCTATTTGGCTTGGAAAATAATGCAATGGACTCTTATGTGGAAGTAAAAGAAATTCATAATGAAACCGGCTATCGCAAATTAAGAGAGCGTTTGGCGCAGCAGTATAACCTGAGTCACAGAGAGCCAAATATTCAAGTTCAGACGGTCAATATCTATGGAGATCGCCGTCTTGTATTGCGTCATATCATGGACTCTGAGCGTCCTTTAAACGATGATACTAAAGAAGTGCTAAAGCATTTTCATCGACTGTGGGGGTTTGATGTGACATTAGAGTCTTGGAATCACACCGAATTAATGGAAACGTTTTATAGTAAAGCGGATGATGTGTAA